The genomic window GCCTCGAGACCCTGAGCATCCGCTACTTCAACGTCTTCGGGCCGCGCCAGGACCCGGACTCGCCCTATGCGGCCGTGCTCCCCATCTTTGCGCGGGAGCTGCTGGCGGGGCGCTCGCCGCGCATCGACGGTGACGGCAGCCAGACCCGGGACTTCACCTTCGTCGACAATGTCGTCGCCGGGAATCTGAAGGCAATGGCAGCGGCGCGCACGAACGGCGAGACGGTGAACGTGGCCTGCGGCGGCTCCTACTCGGTCCTCTACCTCTTCGAGCAGATCCGCGCGCAGCTCGGGGTGGAGCGGGCGCCGATCTTTGGCCCGCGCCGGGCAGGGGACGTCGACCACTCGCAGGCGGACATTGCGCTCGCCCAGCGGCTGCTGGGCTACGAACCGGTCGTCTCCTTCGAGGAGGGCCTGCGGCGGACCGTGGCCTGGTACGCAGCCGGCGCCCCCGCGCGCGATTGACATGCCGACGTCGCAGCTGATCCTCGTTCTCGATGACCAGGAGGCGGTCCGGCGGCTGCTCGCCGAGAGCTTGGGCGGGGACGAGCGGAGTGTTCGTTGCGAGGCGCTGCCCGCGGATCCGCTCACCCGCGTGCGCGAGCTCGACCCCGCGCTGCTCATCCTCGATCCCGGCCCGCTCGCGAGCGACCTCGGCGCCCTCCTCGGCGCCCTGCGCGCTGAGCGGGCGCGCCTGCCGGTCATCGTGCTCAGCTCGCGCGCCGAAGTCTCGGATGCCGTGGCCGCGATGCGCGGCGGCGCTCACGATTTCCTGGCGAAGCCGCTGCCGCTGGCCGCGCTGCGGCAATCCGTGGCGAGCGCGCTCGCCGACTTCGGCGAGGAGCGGGAGTTGCTCGAGCAACGGCGCCGCTTCCGCCTGGGCGATGCCCTGGACTTCTACAAGTCCACGAGCGCGGCGATGGGCAAGGTCTACGACGCGGCCCTCCTCGTTGCGATGAGCAAGGACACCACGGCGCTGATCACGGGGGAGAGCGGCACGGGCAAGGAAGTGGTGGCGCAGCTCATCCACCGGCTCAGCCCGCGGCACGCCGCGCCGTTCATGGAGCTGAACTGCGCCGCCATTCCGGCCGAGCTGCTCGAGAGCGAGCTCTTCGGTCACGAGGCCGGCGCCTTCACGGACGCCAAGGAGGCGAAGGCGGGGCTCTTCGAGCTGGCGGATCGGGGGACGATCTTCCTGGACGAGATCGGCGAGATGAGCCAGAGCCTGCAGGTCAAACTGCTTCGCTTCCTCGAGCGCAAGAGCTTCCGCCGGGTGGGGGGCACGCGGGACCTCAGCGTCGACGTGCGCATCATCTCGGCCACGAACCGGGATCTCCGCGAGATGGTCGCCGCGCGTCAGTTCCGCGAGGACCTCTTCTACCGCCTGAACGTGGTGCCGGTGCGCATCCCGCCGCTCCGGGACCGGCGCGAGGACATCCTGCCCCTCGTCGGGCACTTCCTGGCGGAGTTCAATCCGATCTTCAACAAGAACTTCGCCCGCATCGACGACGAGGCGCGGCGCATCCTCATGGACTACCCCTGGCCGGGCAACATCCGCGAGCTGCGCAACATCGTCCAGCGCTTCGTGCTCATGGAGCAAGGGCCGCAGATCACCGCCGCGCAGCTGCGGCCTCTGCTCACCGGCAGCTGGGAGCAGGTCCCCGAGACCTTCCCGCGCCGGCTGGCGCGCCTAATCGAGGAGCCCATTCCGGCGGAGGGGATCGACCTCGACGGTTTGCTGAAGGCCGTGGAGAAGAATCTCATCACGAAGGCCTATCGCCAGGCCGGGGAGAACCAGAGCCGTGCCGCGGAGATGCTCGGCCTCGGCCGAGACAAGCTGCGCTACCGGATGAAGCAGCTCGAGGAGGACGCACTGCCCGGGGAGGAAGCCCGGTGAGGCGGGGGACCGCCAGATTCTGCCTGGCGGCAGGGCTGCTCGCCTTGACCGCGGGTTGCGGCTACTACCACGGCACGAGCCGCGGCCGTCTGCTGAGCGGCAGCCTCGCCCTGCCCTTCCTCGAGAACCGCACGGCCCAGCCCGATCTCGAGCTGCGGGCCACCGAGGCGCTGACGGAAGCCTTCGAGGCCGACGGCAGCCTGCGCCTCGTCACGCGTGGCCAGGAGGACTACCTGCTCACGGGCAGCGTCGTCCGCTATGGCGAGGCGCCTTTCTCGATCGGCGAGGGCGGCGGCGCCGACGAGTACAAGCTGACCATCGTCCTGGAGCTCAGCTTCCTGAACGGCGCGACGAGCGAGATGCTCTGGAGCGATCGCCGCTTCACCGGCAGCGAGAGCTTCTTCGTCGAGGGGAGTGCCGCCGGCGCCGACCTCACCCGCGACCGTGCGGAGGAGAAGGCCCTCGAGCAGATCGTGGACGGCGTGCTCAACGCCGTCTTCGGGGACTGGTAGATGGCCACGCGGCGACAAGGGGCGGCCGGCGATCCGCTCGCCGGGCTCCAGGCCGATCTCGCGCGCGGCCTGCGCCCCTTCTACCTCATCACCAGCGAGAGCGACTGGCTGCGGCGAGAGGCGATCGCCCTCCTACGCGAGGCCAGCGTGCCTGCGGCCAGCCGCAACTTCTCCTACGAAGAGCGCACGCTCGACAGCTTCTCCGACTGGTCTGCGGTCGAGGTCCTGCTGCGCAGCTACTCCTTCTTCGACCCGCGCAAGCTCATCGTGCTCGAGGTACCCAGAAAGCTCAGCGACGCCCTGCGCGCCTCGCTCGCACGCTTCCTCGAGGAGACGCCGGGGCAGAACATCCTCTGCCTGAGCGCGCCGACGCTCGAGCAGCTCGTCGCGGCCAAGAACCGAATCGCCAAGCAGGGCGGCCTCGTCCTCAAGCTGGAGATGGACGGGGAGGCGGCGCTGACGGCTTGGGCGACGCGCCGACTCCAGGCGGCCGGTCTCGAGTTCGAGCGGGACTTCCCGGCGCAGCTCGTCGGGGCCCTGCCGCCCGATCCAGGCGAGCTGGCGAGCGAGATCGAGAAGCTGCGCCTCGCTTCGCCGCTCGGGCATCGTCTCGGCCAAGCGGACCTGGAGCGCCTCGTCGGCTACCAGCGGGCCGAGGACGTCTGGCGCCTGGCCGAGTTACTCCGCCCGGAGCGAGAGCGGGAGGCCTTGGCCTGCCTGGAACGCCTGCTGGCCGCTGGGGGAGATCCCCCGGCCCTCATCGGGGCCCTCAGCTACACCTTCACCCAGCTCCTGCGCGCTCACCTGCTGCTGGCCGCCGGGCGCTCGCCAGGGGCCGCGGCCGCCGCGCTCGGACTCTGGCCGGAGCGGGCGCGGGAGCTGGTCGCCCGGGCGCAGGGGCTCAGCCGGCGGGAACTCCTGACCTGGCTCCTCAATTTGCAGAAGCTGGATGCCCGCCTGAAGCGCGGCCCCGGCGGCCGCGATCGACAGTTGCTCGAGACCGCGATCCTCGCGTCCCTGCGCGGGCAGGCGCTGCGCGCCTGAGCGCTTGCCCGTCGCCATGACGGCTGCTAGCTTGGACGTGATTGCCCAGCGATTCGGAGTGACCATGTTGCGTATCCGCTCTCTCTTCGCGTTCGCCCTGCTTGCCTGTCTCCTTGGTATCGCTGATGAGCTGCCGGCCAAGGACCTTCTCCTCGCCAAGGACGTCGGCGCCGCGCGCGACTCGCTCTGGGACGAGGGACACCGCTATCGCCAATGGATCTACGAACAGAACCTCGTCGCTGACGGCGACGCCAAGCTCGACCCGAAGATCAAGCTGACCGCGGGCGGCAAGCTGCGCAGCCACGGGGGCCAGGTGTACTTCTACAACGACATCGCCGCGGCAGTGCGTGTGGCGAGGGAAACGGGACGGCCGCTCGCCTTTCACGTCTTCGATCACACCTGCGCGGATTGCCTCTTCATCCTGCCCCAGCTCTATCGCCGACCGGCCGTGGTGGCGGCCAGTCGCGACTTCGTCAACTGCTACGTCGAGTTGCCGCGGCAGGCGCGCGAGGCGAGCGACAGCGGCCTCACGGCTTCGCAGCTCACGGTGCAGTTCTTCCTGCCCGGCATGCGCCGCCTGCGCGTCACCGACCTCAGCGACGAGAAGACGCTCCTGGGCAGCTTCGCCGAGATGAAGGCTTACTGCGGCAAGTTGAGCGATGCCGAGAAGATGGCCGAGCCGCGGCGGGGCATCGCGCCGACCCAACGGGGCTACTAAGCGCGCCGTCCGGTGTCGGCACGCTGCGCGTAGATCGCCGTCACCAACGCCTCGTAGCGAGTGAGGATCTGTCGCCGGCGCAGCTTCAGGGAGGGCGTCAGCTCACCGGCGGCTTGGCTCAGCTCGTGATCGAGCAGCCGAAAGCCCCGCACCTGTTCGTAGCGGGCGAGCCCCTGATTCAGGCGGGCGATGCGCCCGGCATAGAGTGCCTGCACTGCGGGCGCCGCGACGAGCGCTCCCGCGTCGCTGGCGGAGATGCCTTCCCGCCGGGCGAAGGCCCGCAGCTGGTCGAAGTCGGGCACGATCAGCGCGGCGATGAAGGGCCGGCCGTCCCCGATCAGCACGCACTCGCCGATGAAGGGGTCCAGCTTGAAGCGGCTTTCGATCGGCTGCGGCGCGACGTTCTTGCCGCCGGCCGTCACCAGCAGGTCCTTCTTGCGATCGGTGATGCGCAGGTAGCCGTCGGCGTCGAGTTCGCCGATGTCGCCGGTCGCCAACCAGCCGTTCGCATCGATCACGGCCCGCGTGCTCTCCGTGTCGCGGTAGTAGCCCTGCATCACATGCGGTCCGCGGGTGAGGATTTCGCCTTCGGCGCTCAGGCGCAACTCCACGCCGGGCAGCGCGCGCCCGACCGTGCCCAGGCGCGGCGCCGCCAGGCTGTTCACGCTGACGATCGGGCTGGTCTCCGTGAGGCCGTAGCCCTCCAGAATGGGCATGCGCGCCGCGTAGAAGAACTTCGCCACCGCCGGCGCCAGGGCTGCCCCGCCCGAGATGAAGAAGCGCAGGCGGCCACCCGCGCGGGCCGCCACCCGCCGCAGGACGAGGCGCCAAGCGATCGCCGCCGCCAGCGCCAGCGCCGGCGAAACGCGTTGTCCCAGCAGGCGCCGCTCCGCCCAGCGCTCGCCCTGCTGCCGCGCCCAGAGGAAGACCCGCTGCCGCAGCGCGCTGCCGCGCTGGGCCTCGTCCAGAGCGCGCCCGTAGACCTTCTCGTAGAAGCGCGGGACGCCGATCATCACCGTGGGGCGCACCTCGAGCAGGTTCCGCGGCACGCTGTCGAAGGACTCCGCGTAGGCGATCGTGGCGCCGACACGCAGCATCGCGTACAGCCCCGCCGTGCGCTCCAGGAGATGGCTGAGCGGCAAGAAGCTGAGCGCAGTGTCGGCTGCGGAGAGCGGGATCGCGGTCAGGGCGGCGTCGATGTTGCTCACGAGGTTGCGGTGGCTCAGGAGCACGCCTTTGGGTTCACCCGTGGTGCCCGAAGTGTAGATGAGGCTACAGACCGCCGCGGGCGCCACGGCCAGGGCCTCGGCGATGAGCGCCGCCAGGGCGTCCGGACCCAAGCTCTCGCCCTGCACCTGGATTCCGGCCAGCCCGAGTTGACCGGAGGCGGGCTCGCCGATCATCTGGATCGAGCGCAGCCCGGCGCCCGTCGGCAGCTTGGCGGCCTGCGCTGCATTCTCGGCGAAGACAACCCGGCAGCCCGCGTGTTCGATGATCCGGCCCACCTGCTCCGGGGTCAGGGTGGCATAGATCGGCACGCTGATGCCGCCGGCCAGCTGGATCGCGGCGTCGCAGATCGGCCACTCGACCCGGTTTCCGGAGAGCAGGCCGACGCGGTCGCCGGCGGCGACCCCGAGTTCCCGGAGGCCGAGCGCGGTCGTCGTAGCCAGGCGCTCGAACTCGGCGGCGGACAGGGGCTGATAGCTTCCCTCGAGCTTTCGAAGAAAGGCTTTCGGATTGGCTATC from bacterium includes these protein-coding regions:
- the holA gene encoding DNA polymerase III subunit delta, with protein sequence MATRRQGAAGDPLAGLQADLARGLRPFYLITSESDWLRREAIALLREASVPAASRNFSYEERTLDSFSDWSAVEVLLRSYSFFDPRKLIVLEVPRKLSDALRASLARFLEETPGQNILCLSAPTLEQLVAAKNRIAKQGGLVLKLEMDGEAALTAWATRRLQAAGLEFERDFPAQLVGALPPDPGELASEIEKLRLASPLGHRLGQADLERLVGYQRAEDVWRLAELLRPEREREALACLERLLAAGGDPPALIGALSYTFTQLLRAHLLLAAGRSPGAAAAALGLWPERARELVARAQGLSRRELLTWLLNLQKLDARLKRGPGGRDRQLLETAILASLRGQALRA
- a CDS encoding long-chain fatty acid--CoA ligase, which encodes MIELLSDAGAVETLPQLLLHATRKIANPKAFLRKLEGSYQPLSAAEFERLATTTALGLRELGVAAGDRVGLLSGNRVEWPICDAAIQLAGGISVPIYATLTPEQVGRIIEHAGCRVVFAENAAQAAKLPTGAGLRSIQMIGEPASGQLGLAGIQVQGESLGPDALAALIAEALAVAPAAVCSLIYTSGTTGEPKGVLLSHRNLVSNIDAALTAIPLSAADTALSFLPLSHLLERTAGLYAMLRVGATIAYAESFDSVPRNLLEVRPTVMIGVPRFYEKVYGRALDEAQRGSALRQRVFLWARQQGERWAERRLLGQRVSPALALAAAIAWRLVLRRVAARAGGRLRFFISGGAALAPAVAKFFYAARMPILEGYGLTETSPIVSVNSLAAPRLGTVGRALPGVELRLSAEGEILTRGPHVMQGYYRDTESTRAVIDANGWLATGDIGELDADGYLRITDRKKDLLVTAGGKNVAPQPIESRFKLDPFIGECVLIGDGRPFIAALIVPDFDQLRAFARREGISASDAGALVAAPAVQALYAGRIARLNQGLARYEQVRGFRLLDHELSQAAGELTPSLKLRRRQILTRYEALVTAIYAQRADTGRRA
- a CDS encoding sigma-54-dependent Fis family transcriptional regulator, which gives rise to MPTSQLILVLDDQEAVRRLLAESLGGDERSVRCEALPADPLTRVRELDPALLILDPGPLASDLGALLGALRAERARLPVIVLSSRAEVSDAVAAMRGGAHDFLAKPLPLAALRQSVASALADFGEERELLEQRRRFRLGDALDFYKSTSAAMGKVYDAALLVAMSKDTTALITGESGTGKEVVAQLIHRLSPRHAAPFMELNCAAIPAELLESELFGHEAGAFTDAKEAKAGLFELADRGTIFLDEIGEMSQSLQVKLLRFLERKSFRRVGGTRDLSVDVRIISATNRDLREMVAARQFREDLFYRLNVVPVRIPPLRDRREDILPLVGHFLAEFNPIFNKNFARIDDEARRILMDYPWPGNIRELRNIVQRFVLMEQGPQITAAQLRPLLTGSWEQVPETFPRRLARLIEEPIPAEGIDLDGLLKAVEKNLITKAYRQAGENQSRAAEMLGLGRDKLRYRMKQLEEDALPGEEAR
- a CDS encoding NAD-dependent epimerase/dehydratase family protein; protein product: GDVNVTGTLNVLTAARAAGVRRVIYAGSSSAYGNVETSPKHEGLTPQPMSPYAVSKLAGEHYCRAFSAVHGLETLSIRYFNVFGPRQDPDSPYAAVLPIFARELLAGRSPRIDGDGSQTRDFTFVDNVVAGNLKAMAAARTNGETVNVACGGSYSVLYLFEQIRAQLGVERAPIFGPRRAGDVDHSQADIALAQRLLGYEPVVSFEEGLRRTVAWYAAGAPARD